In a single window of the Alosa sapidissima isolate fAloSap1 chromosome 18, fAloSap1.pri, whole genome shotgun sequence genome:
- the LOC121690187 gene encoding zinc finger protein basonuclin-2 has product MGTWQHHGERDARYRINPQVIGCTVLGCGCEGFQPEKVNLRSCGQCHHGWVVHGKNRLSLQHFKVEAVRASQVYDLSSLLLFGAQAVPTRMKILLDRLYSVLPPADVRNILHSLGWTLRDYVRGYILQDSLGRVLDRWVMMSHDEEVATLQQFLRFGETRPIVELMGHQAHDLNIVTATRPNSDIRYFIECSGQSRSAVSPLGGAGNSLHQFENLQGACVSLLSPVPFGTHTLTHTPALTHTQGHARLNSLSEQTPKINSPIRDSCGKGGSFDVDRESRVSCSACAKTFYDKGTLKIHYNAVHLKIKHGCTVPGCSALFSSLRSRNRHSANPNPRLHSHWKVVRAKRMGNQPIPEQHFQCESPPARGHGESPALQ; this is encoded by the exons ATGGGGACATGGCAACATCACGGAGAGCGGGACGCCCGTTATCGCATTAACCCACAG GTGATCGGTTGCACTGTTCTGGGATGTGGCTGTGAAGGTTTCCAGCCTGAGAAGGTCAACTTGAGATCGTGTGGCCAGTGCCACCATGGATGGGTCGTTCATGGTAAAAACAGGCTTTCCCTTCAACATTTCAAA GTCGAGGCGGTACGAGCATCCCAGGTGTATGACCTCAGCAGTCTGCTGCTGTTCGGAGCCCAAGCGGTGCCCACACGCATGAAGATCCTCCTGGACCGCCTCTACAGTGTACTGCCCCCTGCTGACGTCAGGAACATACTACACTCACTGGGCTGGACCCTCAGGGACTATGTCAGGGGATACATACTGCAG GACTCTTTGGGTCGGGTTCTAGACCGCTGGGTGATGATGTCACACGACGAGGAGGTTGCGACCTTGCAGCAGTTCCTGCGCTTTGGTGAGACCCGGCCAATCGTGGAGCTGATGGGTCACCAGGCCCACGACCTCAACATCGTCACGGCGACCAGGCCCAATTCGGACATCCGCTACTTCATCGAGTGCAGCGGCCAATCACGCAGTGCTGTGTCACCGTTGGGTGGGGCCGGCAACAGCTTGCACCAATTTGAGAACCTGCAGGGGGCGTGTgtgtccctcctctcccctgtccCGTTTggtacacacacgctcacacacacaccagcgctcacacacacacagggccacgCCCGACTCAACAGCCTATCAGAGCAGACACCAAAGATCAACTCACCAATCAGGGACAGCTGTGGCAAGGGAGGGAGTTTTGATGTGGATAGAGAG AGCCGCGTCAGCTGCTCGGCCTGCGCCAAGACGTTCTACGACAAGGGCACGCTGAAGATCCACTACAACGCCGTGCACCTGAAGATCAAACACGGCTGTACGGTGCCCGGCTGCTCGGCGCTCTTCAGCTCGCTCCGGAGCCGCAACCGCCACAGCGCCAACCCCAACCCGCGGCTGCACtcccac TGGAAGGTGGTGAGAGCCAAAAGAATGGGGAACCAACCAATCCCAGAGCAGCATTTCCAGTGCGAGAGCCCGCCCGCAAGAGGCCACGGCGAAAGTCCAGCGCTCCAGTGA